One window of the Nocardia huaxiensis genome contains the following:
- a CDS encoding pyridoxamine 5'-phosphate oxidase family protein, whose product MPGIRNGSDGERELQQRYGTEERADRFYEDQVRNRLNEHMIDFIRRMDMAFIATSDKHGECDSSFRAGTPGFLHVVDDRTVAYPEYRGNGVMASLGNMLENPHIGILMIDFVRDLIGLHINGTARIVDDTLMRRCVPDLPTQHERGRQPERWVVVDIEEAYIHCRKHIPHLVPAVREARQWGTDNVRAKGGDYFRAKEEARALVEY is encoded by the coding sequence ATGCCCGGTATCAGAAACGGCAGCGACGGCGAACGGGAACTCCAGCAGCGGTACGGCACCGAAGAACGGGCGGACCGCTTCTACGAGGATCAAGTCCGGAATCGACTCAACGAGCACATGATCGATTTCATTCGCCGGATGGATATGGCCTTCATTGCAACCTCCGACAAACACGGAGAATGCGATTCCAGCTTCCGCGCCGGCACCCCCGGATTCCTGCACGTGGTGGACGACCGCACCGTCGCCTATCCCGAGTACCGCGGCAACGGCGTCATGGCCAGTCTCGGAAACATGCTGGAGAACCCGCACATCGGCATTCTCATGATCGATTTCGTGCGTGATCTCATCGGCCTGCACATCAACGGCACCGCCCGCATCGTCGACGACACCCTCATGCGCCGCTGCGTCCCCGATCTACCCACCCAGCACGAACGCGGCCGCCAGCCGGAACGCTGGGTGGTGGTCGACATCGAAGAGGCCTACATCCACTGCCGCAAGCACATTCCGCACCTGGTCCCCGCGGTCCGCGAAGCCCGCCAGTGGGGTACGGACAATGTCCGCGCCAAGGGCGGCGACTACTTCCGTGCGAAGGAAGAGGCCCGCGCCCTCGTCGAGTACTGA
- a CDS encoding GtrA family protein — MTAAEPHLPLPPELPLVDEPGGTDVDLKTQMIRFILTGGFSAIVDLGLYTLLFKVFGVPLPVAKSISFIAGTTTAYLINRRWTFKAEPSRKRFIAVIALYAVTFALQVGINQICYYAIPSSWAESVRLVFAFCVAQGTATVINFIVQRAVIFKIH; from the coding sequence GTGACCGCAGCGGAACCCCATCTGCCCCTCCCGCCCGAGCTGCCCCTGGTCGACGAGCCGGGCGGCACGGATGTGGACCTCAAGACGCAGATGATCCGCTTCATCCTCACCGGTGGGTTCTCCGCGATTGTGGACCTGGGGCTCTACACCCTGCTGTTCAAGGTGTTCGGGGTGCCGCTGCCGGTGGCCAAGTCGATCAGCTTCATCGCGGGGACGACCACGGCGTATCTGATCAACCGGCGCTGGACCTTCAAGGCCGAGCCGAGCCGCAAGCGGTTCATCGCGGTTATCGCGCTGTACGCGGTCACCTTCGCGCTGCAGGTCGGCATCAACCAGATCTGCTACTACGCCATCCCGTCGAGCTGGGCGGAGTCGGTGCGTCTGGTGTTCGCCTTCTGCGTGGCCCAGGGCACCGCCACCGTGATCAACTTCATCGTGCAGCGCGCGGTGATCTTCAAGATCCACTGA